A genomic region of Dactylococcopsis salina PCC 8305 contains the following coding sequences:
- a CDS encoding M1 family metallopeptidase has product MKYSYFLFDTEDNKRKSFILPGAKPHYTPDRPGNVQHIFLDLTLDIPNQCFRGSSTITLKPVQQGLTQLTLDAEDLTIETVKINQVSQPFHYDGKQLQIQLLQPTTFNPIDLVIHYSVDHPSRGLYFIQPDSDYPDKPTQVWTQGEDEDSRFWFPCFDYPGQLATSEIRVTVAKPYVAISNGELVNTEDQGENTVYHWRQNQVHPTYLMTLAVGDFAKIEDKWNDVPVEYYVEKGREADAKRTMGKTPQMIEFFSQQFGYAYPYPKYAQVCVADFIFGGMENTSTTLLTDRCLLDERATLDHTRAESLVAHELAHQWFGDLLVIKHWSHAWIKEGMASYSEVLWTENEYGKDDAAYYILNEARSYLSEDSSRYRRPIVTNVYREAIELYDRHLYEKGACIYHLIRGQLGEEGFKQAIHNFVQRNAHHTVETVDLLRAIDEATGRNLAPLFDQYVFRGGHPDFKINYSWDATNQLAKLTVTQTQGKTDKDVTENDLFDLTIPVAFGYVSEAEEVCFEYLSLHLHEKEHSFYFPLPQQPQFISFDQGNYHLKTVTLEYPVSELKTQLKFDPDVTSRIYAAEALGKKGGLEVIKALSERLSNDPFWGVRVEVAKQLGKIKLNQAIPELIKGLQDENPKVRRSILEGLGNFKTEESYQAIKQVAQQGDESYYTEATAFRVLGKMATGSLKEKETEVIALFREGLENRSGWNEVVRGGIIGGLSQMKTSETAMTMILPYTDSGVPQSLRLSAIRALGTVSRGQESAQVETILEQLDALSGESFFLTQVSVVNALKQMQTSTAISILQTLAAQTPDGRVRRMAEEAVKTVQEKLGSEKGMKELREEFDQLKKENQDLISRLAKLEALQTEDEEK; this is encoded by the coding sequence ATGAAATATAGCTATTTTCTCTTTGATACAGAAGACAACAAACGTAAATCCTTTATCCTTCCAGGTGCGAAACCTCACTACACCCCCGATCGTCCTGGCAATGTCCAACACATCTTCCTTGATCTAACGTTAGATATTCCCAACCAGTGTTTTCGAGGAAGTAGTACCATCACCCTAAAACCCGTTCAACAGGGACTTACTCAGCTTACCCTCGATGCAGAAGATTTAACCATCGAAACCGTTAAAATCAATCAGGTGAGTCAACCTTTCCATTACGACGGAAAACAACTCCAAATCCAACTGCTACAACCGACAACTTTTAACCCGATCGATCTCGTCATCCACTACAGCGTTGATCATCCCAGTCGCGGACTCTATTTTATCCAACCCGATTCCGACTATCCCGATAAACCGACACAAGTTTGGACACAAGGAGAAGACGAAGACTCTCGCTTCTGGTTTCCCTGTTTCGACTATCCTGGACAACTGGCGACTTCAGAAATACGAGTAACAGTCGCGAAACCCTATGTTGCTATTTCTAACGGTGAATTAGTCAACACAGAAGACCAAGGCGAAAACACCGTTTATCACTGGCGACAAAATCAAGTCCATCCCACTTATTTGATGACTCTCGCGGTAGGAGATTTCGCCAAAATTGAGGATAAATGGAATGATGTTCCTGTGGAATACTATGTGGAAAAAGGACGGGAAGCAGACGCGAAACGCACAATGGGGAAAACGCCGCAGATGATTGAGTTTTTCTCCCAACAGTTTGGTTATGCTTATCCTTACCCCAAATATGCACAAGTGTGTGTGGCAGATTTTATTTTCGGTGGGATGGAAAACACTTCTACAACTCTACTCACCGATCGATGCTTGCTAGATGAGAGAGCCACTTTAGATCACACTCGCGCTGAGAGTTTAGTCGCCCATGAACTGGCGCATCAGTGGTTCGGAGATTTACTTGTGATCAAACATTGGTCTCATGCTTGGATTAAAGAAGGAATGGCTTCTTATTCAGAAGTGTTATGGACAGAAAACGAGTATGGGAAAGATGATGCCGCGTATTACATCCTAAACGAAGCCAGAAGTTATCTCAGTGAAGATTCTTCCCGTTATCGTCGTCCGATCGTTACTAATGTTTATCGGGAAGCGATCGAACTTTACGATCGTCACCTCTACGAAAAAGGCGCTTGTATCTATCATCTCATCCGAGGACAACTGGGAGAAGAAGGATTTAAGCAAGCCATCCATAATTTCGTTCAAAGAAACGCCCATCACACTGTAGAAACCGTAGATTTATTACGCGCCATTGATGAAGCCACTGGACGAAATCTTGCGCCACTATTCGACCAATACGTCTTCCGAGGTGGACATCCAGACTTTAAAATAAACTATAGCTGGGACGCAACCAACCAATTAGCAAAACTCACAGTCACCCAAACTCAGGGAAAAACCGACAAAGATGTCACCGAAAATGACTTATTTGATCTCACCATTCCTGTTGCGTTTGGTTATGTCTCAGAAGCAGAAGAAGTTTGTTTTGAATACCTTTCCCTTCATCTCCATGAAAAAGAACATAGCTTCTATTTTCCCTTACCGCAACAACCGCAGTTTATCAGCTTTGATCAAGGTAACTATCATCTAAAAACCGTTACCTTAGAGTATCCCGTCAGCGAATTAAAAACCCAACTGAAATTCGATCCCGACGTTACTTCCCGCATTTACGCCGCCGAAGCATTAGGGAAAAAAGGCGGTTTAGAGGTGATTAAAGCCTTGTCTGAACGTTTAAGCAATGATCCCTTTTGGGGAGTGCGTGTAGAAGTGGCGAAACAGTTAGGAAAAATCAAATTAAATCAAGCCATTCCAGAATTGATCAAAGGATTACAAGATGAAAACCCGAAAGTGCGACGATCGATTTTAGAAGGGTTGGGAAACTTCAAAACCGAGGAAAGCTATCAAGCCATTAAACAAGTCGCGCAACAAGGGGATGAGAGTTATTACACTGAAGCCACAGCGTTTCGAGTGTTAGGAAAAATGGCGACGGGAAGTCTGAAAGAGAAAGAAACCGAAGTCATTGCGTTATTCCGTGAGGGATTAGAAAACCGCAGCGGTTGGAATGAAGTTGTCCGAGGTGGAATTATCGGCGGGTTATCGCAAATGAAAACCTCTGAAACCGCAATGACGATGATTTTACCCTACACTGATTCTGGCGTGCCTCAGTCGTTGCGTTTGTCGGCGATTCGTGCTTTAGGAACGGTTTCCAGAGGTCAAGAATCAGCACAAGTAGAAACGATTTTAGAACAATTAGACGCACTTTCGGGAGAAAGTTTCTTCCTCACCCAAGTGTCAGTGGTAAACGCCCTAAAACAGATGCAAACCTCGACAGCCATTTCCATTTTACAAACCTTAGCCGCACAAACCCCTGATGGACGAGTGCGTCGGATGGCGGAAGAAGCGGTGAAAACGGTACAAGAGAAGTTAGGTTCAGAAAAAGGGATGAAAGAGTTACGAGAAGAGTTTGATCAATTGAAAAAGGAAAATCAAGACTTGATTAGTCGTTTGGCAAAATTAGAAGCACTCCAAACTGAGGATGAGGAGAAATGA
- a CDS encoding type II toxin-antitoxin system Phd/YefM family antitoxin: MLNVTFDEIQQNPQKYLQQVEAGETLIIIKSEQPIAEIKPIANSKSLRPFGLCAGEFTVPDDFDAPLPEDLLSGFEGR, from the coding sequence ATGTTGAATGTCACTTTTGATGAAATACAACAAAACCCCCAGAAATACCTTCAGCAAGTCGAAGCAGGTGAAACTCTGATTATTATTAAATCTGAGCAGCCGATCGCTGAAATCAAACCCATTGCCAATAGCAAATCGTTACGACCCTTTGGTTTATGTGCAGGTGAGTTTACTGTTCCCGATGATTTCGATGCTCCTTTACCTGAAGATTTGCTCAGTGGATTTGAAGGTAGATGA
- a CDS encoding type II toxin-antitoxin system VapC family toxin — MRILLDTHIFLWFISGDTRLLSDLRDAIRDQENEVYLSSVSIWEAIVKYQLGKLPLPEHPESYLPKQRDLHQISSLALDESSVLQLAKLPLLHRDPFDRMLICQTLQNGLTIATVDVAIRAYSVSVI, encoded by the coding sequence ATGAGGATTCTGCTGGATACACATATTTTTTTATGGTTTATTAGTGGCGATACTAGATTACTAAGCGATCTTCGAGATGCAATTCGTGATCAAGAAAATGAAGTTTATCTAAGCTCAGTTTCAATTTGGGAAGCAATTGTTAAATATCAGTTAGGTAAGCTACCTTTGCCAGAACATCCCGAAAGCTACTTGCCCAAACAGCGCGATCTTCATCAAATTTCTAGTCTTGCCCTTGACGAGAGTAGTGTGCTTCAACTGGCTAAACTCCCCCTATTACATCGCGATCCCTTTGACAGAATGCTGATCTGTCAAACCTTACAAAACGGTTTAACCATTGCAACAGTAGATGTAGCCATTCGTGCCTATTCAGTGAGCGTTATATAG
- a CDS encoding DUF433 domain-containing protein: MSQIEIHSITLPLKVDEAGGIRVGQTRVTLDSLLVAYQSGSTPEEIAVQYPTLTLAEIYAGITYYLTHPQQVEEYLDQRRHQAEHRRQQIARDNNLVGLRQRLLDRRQS, from the coding sequence ATGAGTCAAATTGAAATTCATTCCATAACCCTTCCCCTAAAGGTAGATGAAGCTGGAGGGATTCGCGTTGGTCAGACTCGCGTCACCCTTGACAGTCTGCTTGTAGCTTACCAAAGTGGCTCAACACCTGAAGAGATTGCCGTGCAATATCCAACGTTGACTCTAGCGGAAATTTACGCGGGAATTACATACTATCTTACTCATCCTCAACAGGTTGAGGAGTATTTAGACCAACGTCGTCATCAGGCTGAACACCGAAGACAGCAGATTGCTCGAGATAACAACTTAGTTGGTTTAAGGCAACGTTTGCTCGATCGCCGTCAATCCTAA
- a CDS encoding DUF5615 family PIN-like protein → MRLLTDENFNGTISRGLIRRLPDLDLVRVQDVGLMNADDLTILEWAAREQRILLTHDVATITMYAYDRVNKGLTMPGVVEVIATASIKRILDDLELFVLCSLPEEYDSRILFIPFP, encoded by the coding sequence GTGCGTTTACTAACTGACGAAAATTTCAATGGTACTATATCACGAGGCTTGATTAGGCGTTTACCTGACCTAGACCTAGTTCGTGTTCAGGATGTTGGCTTGATGAACGCTGATGACTTAACTATCTTGGAGTGGGCAGCCCGTGAACAAAGAATATTACTTACCCATGATGTGGCAACGATTACTATGTATGCTTATGATCGTGTCAACAAAGGACTAACAATGCCAGGAGTGGTTGAGGTAATAGCAACTGCTTCGATTAAGAGAATCCTCGATGACTTAGAATTGTTTGTTCTCTGTAGCCTACCAGAAGAATATGACAGCCGTATCCTTTTCATCCCATTTCCCTAG
- a CDS encoding RNA-guided endonuclease InsQ/TnpB family protein, whose protein sequence is MGKVRINVHRPIPDGFKVKQVRVIRKADRWYVSVCIQLDVNVPEPQPHGHALGVDIGLEKFLATSDGVLVKPPKFFKKMQSKLGLLQRRLSRKQKRSKNYEKQRIKVARMHHKISNTRKDFHYKQAHALCDAGDMIFMEDLDYRITAKGMLGKEMLDGGFGQFRTITQQVCWKRGKFFSVVDARGSSQTCPNCGVHVKKDLSVRVHSCPECSYEADRDVAAAQVLRNRGEDLVRRDSSERKLPATDGKSHQERSVGGLGNQS, encoded by the coding sequence ATTGGGAAAGTTAGAATCAATGTTCACCGTCCAATTCCTGATGGATTCAAAGTTAAGCAAGTTCGAGTCATCAGAAAAGCAGACCGATGGTATGTTTCAGTTTGTATTCAATTAGATGTTAATGTTCCTGAACCACAACCTCATGGTCACGCTTTAGGAGTTGACATTGGGTTAGAGAAATTTTTAGCAACCAGTGATGGGGTTCTCGTCAAACCGCCGAAGTTTTTTAAGAAAATGCAAAGCAAGTTGGGATTACTGCAACGCCGACTTTCTAGAAAACAAAAGCGGTCAAAGAATTACGAGAAACAACGCATCAAGGTGGCGAGAATGCACCACAAAATTAGTAACACTCGAAAAGATTTCCACTATAAACAAGCTCACGCCTTGTGCGATGCTGGTGACATGATCTTCATGGAAGATTTGGATTACCGCATTACGGCTAAAGGAATGCTTGGGAAAGAAATGTTGGATGGCGGTTTTGGACAATTCCGAACCATTACTCAACAAGTCTGTTGGAAACGTGGAAAGTTTTTTAGTGTTGTTGATGCAAGGGGATCAAGTCAAACTTGTCCAAATTGTGGTGTTCATGTCAAAAAAGACTTGAGCGTTAGAGTGCATAGTTGTCCTGAATGTAGCTATGAAGCGGACAGAGATGTTGCAGCCGCTCAAGTCTTAAGAAATCGAGGTGAAGATTTAGTACGGCGGGACTCGTCGGAAAGGAAACTGCCTGCTACCGATGGGAAATCCCATCAAGAGCGATCTGTCGGGGGATTGGGAAACCAGTCCTAG
- a CDS encoding DUF433 domain-containing protein produces MNSRLVDSLVNLIESLDSEDYTLLLQKLTERTIQKHPNICQGYARIRNTRIPVWTLVSFRQQGANEQERGEKKGGFGKLTYQKLGKLESMFTVQFLMDSKLSKFESSEKQTDGMFQFVFN; encoded by the coding sequence ATGAATTCTCGTTTAGTTGATTCTCTGGTTAATTTAATTGAATCCCTAGATAGCGAAGATTACACCCTACTCCTGCAAAAGCTGACTGAACGCACGATTCAAAAACATCCGAATATTTGTCAGGGTTATGCACGAATTCGGAACACTCGCATCCCAGTTTGGACTTTGGTTAGTTTTCGTCAACAGGGGGCAAATGAACAAGAAAGGGGGGAAAAGAAGGGGGGATTTGGCAAATTGACTTACCAAAAATTGGGAAAGTTAGAATCAATGTTCACCGTCCAATTCCTGATGGATTCAAAGTTAAGCAAGTTCGAGTCATCAGAAAAGCAGACCGATGGTATGTTTCAGTTTGTATTCAATTAG
- the fabD gene encoding ACP S-malonyltransferase yields MSKLAFVFPGQGSQTVGMDTDLGETTLGKERFQQAETILGWSVLEVCHQEEEQLSRTLYTQPCLYVVESILIDLLLEEGRQFPQYVAGHSLGEYSALYAARVFGFEAGLRLVQQRAKLMETAAGGKMVALMKFDRTQLDEALAQDSDVVLANDNSPQQVVISGTPEAVDAVLAEVKTKRAIPLNVSGAFHSPLMAGVAQDFKQLLDEVNFGDAIVPVLSNVDPTPTTDATTLKSRLMEQMTGTVRWREILLKLASEGVSELKEIGPGNVLTGLCKRTCPEIALHNISRAVECTEPID; encoded by the coding sequence ATGAGTAAACTTGCTTTCGTTTTTCCTGGACAGGGTTCGCAAACCGTCGGTATGGATACCGATTTAGGAGAAACAACTCTGGGAAAGGAACGATTTCAACAAGCAGAAACAATCCTCGGCTGGTCGGTTTTAGAGGTTTGTCATCAAGAAGAGGAACAACTGTCTCGCACCCTTTACACGCAACCCTGTCTCTATGTGGTGGAGTCCATTCTCATTGATTTATTACTGGAGGAAGGACGACAGTTTCCCCAGTATGTCGCGGGTCATAGTTTAGGGGAATACAGTGCTTTGTATGCGGCGCGAGTGTTTGGTTTTGAAGCGGGTTTACGATTGGTGCAGCAGCGAGCAAAATTGATGGAAACTGCTGCTGGTGGGAAGATGGTTGCCCTAATGAAGTTCGATCGCACTCAATTAGACGAAGCGCTCGCTCAAGATAGTGATGTGGTTCTCGCCAACGATAACAGTCCGCAACAAGTGGTGATTTCAGGAACACCAGAAGCGGTTGATGCGGTTTTAGCGGAAGTTAAAACCAAACGAGCAATCCCCTTAAATGTCTCTGGTGCGTTTCATTCTCCCCTGATGGCAGGGGTTGCCCAAGATTTTAAGCAACTGCTAGATGAGGTTAATTTTGGGGACGCGATCGTTCCTGTTTTATCCAATGTTGATCCTACTCCCACCACCGATGCAACTACTCTCAAAAGCCGTCTCATGGAACAAATGACAGGAACGGTACGCTGGCGAGAAATACTGCTGAAACTCGCATCGGAAGGAGTTTCGGAATTGAAAGAGATCGGTCCGGGTAATGTCTTAACGGGTCTGTGTAAGCGTACCTGTCCTGAGATTGCACTCCACAACATTTCTCGCGCTGTGGAATGCACAGAACCGATCGATTAA